One Mycolicibacterium goodii genomic region harbors:
- a CDS encoding carbonic anhydrase yields MPNSNPVAAWKALKEGNARFVAGQPLHPSQGAERRASLTQAQKPTAVVFGCGDSRVAAEILFDQGLGDMFVVRTAGHVIDNAVLGSIEYAVTVLDVPLIVVLGHDSCGAVKATLSAIDDGEVPTGFVRDIVERVTPSILLGRKAGLSRVDEFEAQHVNETVAQLQMRSTAIAKGLAEGTQAIVGTTYHLADGRVELRSHLGDIGEV; encoded by the coding sequence ATGCCGAATTCGAATCCTGTTGCAGCGTGGAAAGCACTCAAGGAAGGTAATGCGCGGTTCGTGGCGGGCCAACCGCTGCATCCCAGCCAGGGCGCCGAGCGCCGCGCCAGCCTCACCCAGGCGCAGAAGCCGACCGCCGTCGTCTTCGGCTGCGGCGACAGTCGCGTGGCGGCCGAGATCCTGTTCGACCAGGGCCTCGGCGACATGTTCGTGGTGCGCACCGCCGGCCACGTCATCGACAACGCCGTGCTGGGTTCCATCGAGTACGCCGTGACGGTCCTCGATGTCCCGCTCATCGTGGTGCTCGGCCACGACAGCTGCGGCGCGGTCAAGGCGACCCTCTCGGCCATCGACGACGGTGAGGTTCCCACCGGTTTCGTCCGCGACATCGTCGAGCGTGTGACGCCCTCGATCCTCCTGGGACGCAAGGCCGGCCTGAGCCGGGTCGACGAGTTCGAGGCCCAGCACGTCAACGAGACCGTCGCGCAACTGCAGATGCGCTCGACCGCGATCGCCAAGGGTCTCGCGGAGGGCACGCAGGCGATCGTCGGCACCACGTACCACCTCGCGGACGGCCGCGTGGAGTTGCGCAGCCACCTGGGCGATATCGGCGAAGTCTGA
- the disA gene encoding DNA integrity scanning diadenylate cyclase DisA, with translation MAVKSGARSGRNVVHLARPTLRETLGRLAPGTPLRDGLERILRGRTGALVVLGYDDSVEAICDGGFVLDVRYAPTRLRELSKMDGAVVLSSDGSRILRANVQLVPDPSIPTDESGTRHRSAERTAIQTGYPVISVSHSMSIVTVYVAGERHVVPDSATILSRANQTIATLERYKGRLDEVSRQLSTAEIEDFVTLRDVMTVVQRLEMVRRISLEIDADVVELGTDGRQLKLQLDELVGDNETARELIVRDYHANPDPPTAAQVSATLEELDALSDSELLDFTVLARVFGYPSTAEAQDSAMSSRGYRAMAAIPRLQFAHVDLLVRSFGSLQNLLAASADDLQSVDGIGSMWARHIREGLSLLAESTIADRLA, from the coding sequence ATGGCCGTGAAGTCCGGCGCGAGATCCGGACGCAACGTCGTGCACCTTGCCCGGCCGACGTTGCGCGAGACGTTGGGCCGCCTCGCACCCGGTACGCCGTTGCGCGACGGCCTGGAACGCATCCTGCGCGGTCGCACGGGTGCGCTGGTCGTGCTCGGCTACGACGACAGCGTCGAGGCGATCTGCGATGGCGGCTTCGTGCTCGATGTGCGGTACGCGCCGACCCGGCTGCGTGAGCTGTCGAAGATGGACGGCGCGGTGGTGCTCTCCAGCGACGGCAGCCGGATCCTGAGGGCCAACGTGCAGCTGGTCCCGGACCCGTCGATCCCCACCGACGAATCCGGCACGCGGCATCGTTCGGCCGAGCGCACCGCGATCCAGACGGGATATCCGGTGATCTCGGTGAGCCACTCGATGAGCATCGTGACCGTCTACGTGGCAGGCGAGCGGCACGTGGTGCCCGATTCGGCCACGATCCTGTCGCGCGCCAACCAGACGATCGCGACGCTGGAGCGCTACAAGGGCCGGCTCGACGAGGTCAGCAGGCAGCTCTCTACCGCCGAGATCGAGGACTTCGTGACGCTGCGCGACGTGATGACGGTGGTGCAGCGCCTGGAGATGGTGCGCCGGATCAGCCTGGAGATCGACGCCGACGTGGTGGAACTCGGCACCGACGGCCGCCAGTTGAAGCTGCAGCTCGACGAACTCGTCGGCGACAACGAGACGGCCCGCGAGCTGATCGTGCGCGACTACCACGCGAATCCCGATCCGCCGACGGCGGCGCAGGTCAGTGCGACGCTGGAGGAACTCGACGCGCTCAGCGACAGCGAACTGCTGGACTTCACGGTGCTGGCCCGCGTCTTCGGTTATCCGTCGACCGCCGAGGCGCAGGATTCCGCGATGAGCTCACGCGGTTACCGCGCGATGGCGGCGATTCCCCGGTTGCAGTTCGCCCACGTCGACCTGCTGGTGCGCTCGTTCGGTTCGCTACAGAACCTGCTTGCGGCAAGCGCCGACGATCTGCAGTCGGTCGACGGCATCGGCTCGATGTGGGCCCGCCACATCAGGGAGGGGCTTTCCCTGCTGGCCGAGTCGACGATCGCCGACCGGCTGGCCTGA
- the radA gene encoding DNA repair protein RadA: MAGSKIRSQYRCSECQHVTPKWVGRCANCGTWGTVDEVAVLSGIGGKVNGAARRSVAPTSPAVPITSIDPGVTRHYPTGVSELDRVLGGGLVAGSVTLLAGDPGVGKSTLLLEVANRWAHGGKRALYLSGEESAGQIRLRAERTGCTHEQVYLAAESDLQIALGHIDEVKPSLVVVDSVQTMSTTEADGVTGGVTQVRAVTTALTAYAKAAIGDPAVAMILVGHVTKDGAIAGPRSLEHLVDVVLHFEGDRASTLRMVRGVKNRFGAADEVGCFQLHDNGIECVSDPSGLFLDQRPVAVPGTAVTVTLDGKRPMIGEVQALVSQPVGPPRRAVSGIDSARAAMIGAVLQTRCGLPINSNDLYLSTVGGMRLTDPSADLAVALAVASAYFDAAMPMNAIAIGEVGLAGDLRRVTGMDRRLAEAARLGFTTALVAPGVTSAPAGLKVITADNIRAAVRTLKDIAIAGGQ; this comes from the coding sequence GTGGCCGGTTCGAAAATACGTTCGCAGTACCGCTGTTCGGAGTGCCAGCACGTAACCCCGAAATGGGTTGGGCGCTGCGCCAACTGCGGCACATGGGGCACCGTCGACGAGGTCGCGGTGCTGTCCGGCATCGGCGGCAAGGTCAACGGTGCGGCGCGGCGTTCGGTGGCGCCCACCTCTCCTGCCGTACCGATCACCTCGATCGATCCCGGTGTCACCCGGCACTATCCGACCGGTGTCAGCGAACTCGACCGCGTGCTGGGCGGCGGCCTCGTCGCGGGTTCGGTGACCCTGCTGGCGGGTGATCCCGGGGTCGGCAAGTCCACGCTGCTGCTCGAGGTGGCGAACCGCTGGGCCCACGGCGGCAAGCGCGCGCTCTACCTGTCCGGTGAGGAATCCGCCGGTCAGATCCGTCTGCGGGCCGAGCGCACCGGATGCACACACGAGCAGGTGTATCTGGCCGCCGAATCCGATCTGCAGATCGCACTCGGCCACATCGACGAGGTGAAACCCAGCTTGGTGGTCGTCGACTCGGTGCAGACGATGTCCACCACCGAGGCCGACGGGGTCACCGGCGGCGTCACGCAGGTCCGCGCGGTGACCACCGCGCTCACCGCGTACGCCAAGGCCGCGATCGGCGATCCGGCCGTCGCGATGATCCTGGTCGGCCACGTCACCAAGGACGGCGCCATCGCCGGTCCGCGTTCTCTGGAGCATCTCGTCGACGTCGTCTTGCACTTCGAAGGTGACCGGGCCTCGACGCTGCGCATGGTGCGCGGCGTGAAGAACCGTTTCGGCGCGGCCGACGAGGTCGGTTGTTTTCAATTGCACGACAACGGAATCGAGTGTGTCAGCGATCCTTCCGGGCTGTTCCTCGACCAGCGGCCGGTCGCGGTGCCGGGCACCGCGGTGACCGTCACGCTCGACGGCAAGCGCCCGATGATCGGCGAGGTGCAGGCGCTGGTCTCGCAACCGGTCGGCCCGCCGCGGCGCGCGGTCAGCGGTATCGACTCGGCGCGCGCGGCGATGATCGGCGCGGTATTGCAGACCCGGTGCGGCCTGCCGATCAACAGCAACGACCTGTACCTGTCGACCGTCGGCGGTATGCGTCTCACCGACCCTTCGGCGGATCTCGCGGTCGCGCTGGCCGTCGCGTCGGCCTACTTCGACGCCGCGATGCCGATGAACGCGATCGCGATCGGCGAGGTGGGTCTCGCCGGTGACCTGCGCCGCGTCACCGGCATGGACCGCAGGCTCGCCGAGGCGGCCCGCCTCGGCTTCACCACCGCCCTCGTGGCGCCCGGTGTCACGTCGGCACCCGCGGGCCTGAAGGTCATCACCGCGGACAACATCCGGGCGGCTGTCCGGACGCTCAAGGACATCGCGATTGCGGGCGGTCAATAG
- the carD gene encoding RNA polymerase-binding transcription factor CarD, which yields MIFKVGDTVVYPHHGAALIEAIETRTIKGEQKEYLVLKVAQGDLTVRVPAENAEYVGVRDVVGQEGLDKVFQVLRAPHTEEPTNWSRRYKANLEKLASGDVNKVAEVVRDLWRRDQERGLSAGEKRMLAKARQILVGELALAENTDDAKAETILDEVLAAAS from the coding sequence ATGATTTTTAAGGTCGGAGACACCGTCGTCTATCCACACCACGGTGCTGCGTTGATCGAGGCGATCGAAACCCGGACCATCAAAGGCGAGCAGAAAGAATATCTCGTCCTCAAGGTCGCCCAAGGGGATCTGACCGTTCGAGTACCCGCGGAGAACGCCGAGTATGTCGGCGTCCGCGATGTTGTGGGTCAAGAAGGTTTGGACAAGGTGTTCCAGGTGCTGCGCGCGCCGCACACCGAGGAGCCGACGAACTGGTCGCGTCGTTACAAGGCCAACCTGGAGAAGCTGGCCTCCGGTGACGTGAACAAGGTCGCCGAGGTTGTCCGCGATCTGTGGCGTCGGGACCAGGAGCGTGGCCTGTCCGCGGGTGAGAAGCGCATGCTGGCCAAGGCCCGGCAGATCCTGGTGGGCGAGCTCGCGCTGGCCGAGAACACCGACGACGCCAAGGCCGAGACCATCCTCGACGAGGTTTTGGCTGCCGCGTCCTGA